Below is a genomic region from Actinoallomurus bryophytorum.
GAACGCATCGGGGTGAAGGTGCCGATCCTCGCCGTCCTGCAGCCGCGGGAGGAGAGCTCACCGTCGGGCGCCGAGGACATCGTGCGATCCGGCGTCCTCGGCGAGCACGACGTACGGGCGATCATCGCGGCACACCTTCAGCCGCGCCTGCCGGACGGCGTCGTCGCGGTCACCCCGGGCCCGGTCAACGCCGCCACCGACGAGTTCGAGGTGACGGTCACGGGCGTGGGCGGCCACGCCGGTTACCCGCACGTGGCCCGCGACCCGGTCCTGGCCCTCTGCCAGATCGTGGTCAGCGTCCAGCAGGTGGCGAGCCGGCGCTTCGACCCGGTACGCGGCGCGGTCTGCTCGGTCGGCCAGATCGCCGGCGGATCCGCGGTGAACGTGGTCCCCGAGACGGCCTCCGCCCGCGGCACGGTACGCGTGATGCGGGACGCCGACCGTGCCGTCGCCGCCGACCTGATCCGCGAGATCGTGGACCACACGGCCGCCGCGCACGGCTGCGAGGGCCGGGTGAGGTTCGCCCCGGGCGAGCCTGTGCTGGTCAACGACCCGGCGCTGGCCGCCGGCGCCGCCACCCGGCTGATCGCGTCGGGAGTGAAGACCGATGACGCGTTCCGCTCCTACGGCGCGGACGACTTCTCCCACTACTGCGGCGTCACGCGCGGCCTGATGCTGTTCATCGGCACCGCGCCACCGGACGCCGCGGACGCCCCCGGCCTGCACCACGAGGGCTTCCTGCCCCCCGACCGCATGATCGGCCGCACCGCGGAGGCGCTCCTCGCGGGTTACCTCGCCGCGATCCGCGCCGCCGTGACGCCGTAACCTGCGGCCATGGACGTACGACCCGTGGTCGATGGGGACCTGCCGGCGGTCGCCGAGATCGCGCGTGCCAATGACGAACCGGACGGTGGCGATCCGCGTTATGTCTCTCATCTCCGCAACAACGGCCGGTTCCTGGTCGCGGAGGTGGACGGGAAGCCTGCCGGGTACTGCGGCATCCGTCAGGCCGACGGACTCACGATGCTGTGCGATCTGTTCGTCGACCCGGCCCGGCATGGCGGGGGTGCCGGCGGGCGGCTGCTCGAGGTCGCGCTCGACGGGCCCGGCGAGCGTTCCACCTTCGCGTCACGCGACCCCCGTGCGATGTCGCTCTACGTACGGCACGGGATGATCCCGCGCTGGCCCCTCCTCTACCTGAGCGGGCCGCCGCCGGTCCGCTCCCACGTGCTGCTCGCCGAGCGGGTCCCGGTCGAGGACGCGGGGGTCGCGGAGCTCGACCTGAACGGGCGCGACCGCGCCGCCGACTACGCCTACTGGGCGACCAGGCCCGGCGCCGCTGGTCTGGTCGTACGGGACGGCGGGACGGTCGTCGCGGCCGGGGCGGCCGAGCCGGGACGCGTGATCCACCTGGTCACCGCGGACGACCACGACCCGGCCGCGACACTCACCGCCGCCCTCGGCACCTTCGACGCCGACCGCGTACGCCTCTGCCTGCCCGGCCCGCATCCCGCTCTGCCCTCCCTGCTGAACGCGAGGTGGCGGATCGAGGACCTGGACCAGCACATGGCGAGCAGGGCGGACCTGCTGAGCCCCGCCTCCGTCCTTTCACCCTCGCTCGCCTGAGATGCCGGCCGTTTCTTGGCGGCCTACTCGCCGATCGGCGCCGTGTCGTCGCCGTTGAAGAAGCGGTCGAGCCAGTCGAGTGAGCGGCTCCGCAGGGCCTCGTTGGCGAGTTTCTTGGCCGATGCGGTCTGCAGGGCCGCGAGCGAGCTGTCGATCCAGGGCTGGATGTTCTGGTTGCCCTGTTCGCGGTACTCCACCGCCTGGACCAGGCACTCGAGCTTGTCGGCGTCGCGCGCGCAGCGAGCCTCCAGGCTGGTCTTGTCCTCGTACTCGGCGACGCTGCCGGAGATCATTTCGGCGACCGGCGGAGGCAGGCCGCGCGTCTGCTCGGCCGTGACCTGTTCGTTGGGCGCCCGCTTGACGTACGCCTTGGCCAGGTACGGAATGTCGGTGAGCCGCGTCTCCTGGCTGTCGTGGAACAGGCTGAGCAACGCCGCACGCTCCGGGTCGGCCCCCTCCATCGCGGCCACGATCGAGGCGAGCGCCGCGGCGCGGAACGAATGATCCGCGATGCTCTCGGGGTCGCTCACCCCGGCGATCAGCCAGCCGGTGCGCTTGTAGCGCTTCAGAAGCCCGATCTCGTATACGAAGCCTGTCAACTGTTCCAGCTCGTCCGGCATGCCTGCCCCCTATGACCATCGGCGTTTTCCGGCCGTAGAGGACTCCTTCCCCGGCTCGGGCACCGCCCACCGGCCGCGACCGGGGTGTGTTGCGCGGGAGGGGATCGGGCGCGGCCCGGGCGGGGCCGTACACCCAGCCGCCCGGGCCGCGCTTGAGGAGTTCGTTGCGGCACGCCCGGCGGATTGGGTCCGTCGCCGGGCGGGTCTCGTACGGTGGCGTCATGGAGGTTCTCGCCAGCCGGGTTCTGCTTCGGCCGACCGATCTCGAGCGCAGCCGGGCGTTCTACCGCGACACGCTGAAACTGCCGATCTTCCGGGAGTTCGCGACACCGGCAGGCACGGGGACGGTCTTCTTCATCGGCGGCGGTTACCTGGAGGTGTCCGGGCACGCCGACGCGCCGCCCGCCGAGGGGATCGAGCTGTGGCTCCAGGTGCGCGACATCGAGACGACGCGCCGTGAGCTCGACGGCGTACGCGTGCTGCGCGAGCCGAGACGCGAGCCCTGGGGGCTCATCGAGATGTGGATCGCCGACCCCGACGGGTTGAGGATCTGCGTCGTCGAGGTGCCCGGCGACCATCCCATGCGCCGCCGGGACTGACGCCTGGGTCCGCGGCTTCGGAGAACGTGTCCACGCCTCGTGGGTTCGTCCCGGGAACGCGCTGGCCGGATCCGGACGAGAACGGCGGTTGCCACAGGGGTGCCTTGCTGATGATCAGGGTGAGGTGTGCAATGGAGCCCAAAATTCTTTTTAATGGCAATGGGGGCCGAGTTGATCGAGCAACCGAATGTCGGCGGTAAGCGTGGTGCCAGGATCTTGCCGCTTGATAAAGAGACGGCTCGGGCCCAGGTCGTCCGGTCCTACATTTTTCAGGAACTCGAAGAAGACGCCCGTAACCCAGGCGACCGTTCGGACATTTTTCCGCCGGACGTCGACCGATTCCTGAGGATCGTCCATACTGTCTCCCGGGCGATCACCTTCAAGGACCACGAGGATTTCTGCAACAGCTGTTACAGGATGTCGTTCGAGAAAATCATCACCAACGCCAGTACATATACGGCAGATGCGTATGTTCGGGACGTACTGCTCTTGGAGGGAAAAGTCGCCATACCTCCGGCGAAGAATATAAAAAGCTACGTCTTCGGCTATCCGCTGCAAACGCAGCGGAACGAAGGCGATATCAGGTATCGCGTCTACCTCAACCCCCGGCCCCAGCACGCGGTCGCCGTCTACCGCGGCCTGCTGGACGGGAATCCGCCGATCGTCTGGTCCAAGCTGGCCGACCATGAACTGTTGATCACCTGTCGCGATGCCCTCGTCGTCTACGTCGCAAGCGGCAGTGCGTTGGCGGAAATCCTCGCCCGCCTGCGCAGCTACCAGTGGGACAATTCCGACCATTTTTTCGACGAGGTGCCTGTGATGACCAAACCGGCGGACGATTTGGCCGGGGTCGGCTGGGCCGTGGATCTTCCTATGACCAAGGGCGGTGGACACGTCTACGCGCACTGGGAGGCGAAAGGCGAAGAGTGGCAGCGTGGGCGTCGGTGGATCATGGATGGCACAAGCGCTGACGTCAACCTCTCCCACTCCCAGTGGCGGTCGATCTTCGTACTCTCCGCCCTGCGCAAGTCCGCGAAAGGTGATATCTCCGCGCTGAGGACGGAACTCGCCAGAATCGGCGACGCCGCGGGCCTCGCGCCGCAGGCGATGTTCGCGCGCCCCACAATCGGCCCGGAACTGGTCACCCTGCTGGAGAACGAACTGTTCCCCGAGGTGACTTCCGGGTCCTGAGACACGCCCAGGCTGTCGAGGCCGTGCCTCCTGAGCACGACGCGGGCGAAGCACCCGGGTGCGGTCCTCGGCAGACCGTACGACGCTTAGGGTCGGTCTCATAGTCATGCTGTTGCCGTGCGGCGCCGTCCGTGCGGCGCCGTCTGTGCGGCGCCGTCCGTGCGGCGCCGTCTGTGCGGCGCCGTCCGTGCGGCGCCGTCTGTGCGGCGCCGTCTGTGCGGCGCCGTCTGTGCCGTGCGGCGCCGTCTGTGCCGTGCGGCGCCGCGTGGGCCGTGTGACGCCGCCTGGGCGGCGACACCCCGGGGTTATCCACAGAACCCCGCTCTACTTTCGCCCGCCGCTGTTGTCGCTGGACAATGAGAGTGGGATGGCACCCCCGGGCGGGTGGGCTCCAGGTGGGTGGGCTCCAGGTGGGTGGGCTCCAGACCGGGCAGGCTCCAGACCGAGGACGTAGGGGAGGCCCTAGGGTCGCAGTTCGCCCAGGCGTTCGGGCGTCGGCAGGCGAGGTGGGGTCGTGCCGTCGATGACGATGAGTACGTCGGACAGGGCGCGTACGGTCGGCAGCGGGAGGAGACCTGACGTGACGAGGTCCTCCACGGAGCCGAAGTCGCCCGCGGCCCGGCGGCGTGCCACGATCTGCTGTGCCTGGAGCACGGTGACGCCCGGCAAGGCGGCGAGCGTGTGCTCGGGTACGGCGTTGATGTCGACCAGGCCGCCGTCGTTGAACACCCGCGACAGATCGGGCCGTCCGATGCACAGCTCGCGTGCGATGTGCGGGTGGTGGTTGAGCAGGGTGAACGCCTGCTCCCTGCGGATCCGCAGCTCCAGCGAGCGCGACGTGTCGTAGTCGGGCCGGGTCTGCCGGCGTCGCGTGCCGGGCGCGGACAGGAGCAGTGCCGTGTGCACCGACCCGCCGGCCATCGCGACCAGCATCGCCAGGACGGCTATCCATTCCCACCGCGAGTTCGGATCATCGCTCGTGGTGAAGCCGAAGACGATCATGAGCAGGAAATATCCGGCCGCGGCGAGCCACAGCCACGGGCTGCGGCGACGTGCCGCGAAGTAGGCGATCACGGCCCAGCTGACGAAGCCGAGACTGATCAGCGGTACCGCGATCGCGATGATCCTGAGCGGCAACGGCCGACGGCGTACCTCGGCCAGGTGCGTGACCGGGGGCACGTACGGCGCGTAGGGCGCGTACGGCGGCGGGAACGGAGGCGCTGGCGGTGGCGGGGGCGGAGGTGGAGGCGATACGTCGTCCGGCACCAGGGCGCGGTCGGATCGCAGGATCGACATGTGCAACTGCTGAAGCCGCTCGCCCGGCTCGACACCGAACTCCTCGGTCAGGAACCGCCGCGTGTCCTGGTACGCGGCCAGGGCCTCCGCCTGCCGGCCACCCCGGTAGAGCGCGAGGATCAGCAGGTAGCGCAGTTGCTCGCGCAGCGGGTACTCCGCGACGAGCCGGCTCAGTTCGGGTACGAGCCGGTCGTGGTGGCCCAGGTCGAGCTCGATCCGCGTGGCCTCCTCGAACGCGGCCGCCCGGTCGTCGGTCAGCCGCTCACGTACGGTGTCGAAGTAGGTGCCGCGCAGTCCGGCCAGGGGCTCCTCGCGCCCCAGCGCGAGCGCGGCCCGCAGGTGGTCCGCGGCGTCGGCGGCGAGGTTCGCCGCCCGTGCGGTCCGCGCCCGCCCGACCAGATCGTCGAAGACGTGGATGTCGAGGCCGCCGGCCGGCACGTGCAGGGTGTACCCGGCCTCGTCCAGGGCCAGCAGCTGACCGGGCGTACGCGGGGAGCGGCCGGGCTCGAGAATCCGGCGCAGCCCCGCGACGTATTTCTGAACGACGTTCACGCCGTTCTCCGGCGGGAATTCGCCCCAGACGGCGTCGATGATCTTCGATGTGGGCGTGGGCCGGTTGGCGTTGAGCAGGAGCACCGCGAGCACGGCGCGCTGTTTGCTCGGCCCGAGGTCGAGTTCGGTGTCATCCCGCCAGGCGCGCAGCGGCCCGAGGAGCGCAAAGCGCAGAGTACTTCCCGGCACGGTCACGAGTGTTCCTTTCCGCGCGGCGCCCGCGTGAGCTGGGCCGACAGTCGCACGGCAGTCAGAACGCACTGCACGGCAGTCAAAGCGCAATGAGCTACAGCATAACGACAGAGATCCGGCACACGGCTGAAGCAGCATTACTCCCGTAGGCCGATAAAGGCCGCGGACCGATATCCAAACGACGCACCGCCGCGTCTTCCACGAACGGGTCCGCACGCATGTGAAAAATCAGGAAGCCGGAAGGAAACGCTCCGCCATGTCATACCCCACCCCCACCACCGAACCCGGGGGATACCCGCCCCACCAGGACGGGTACGCCGCGGCATCACACCGGCGTTCCACCAACGGCCTGGCGATCACGTCATTCGTCCTGGGCATCGCGGGCTTCCTGGTCATCACCATCCCGGTGAACCTCATCCTCGGCCTGGTCGCCCTGGTGCGCACCCGCCGCAAGGGCGACAAGGGCACCGGCCTGGCCGTCGCCGGCCTCGTGCTCTCGATCCTGTGGGCGGTCGGCCTCGGGATCGCGGTCACCCAGCTGGCCAAGTCGCCCGAACCCAAGCGGGACGCCACCGGGCAGATCAACACGACTCAGAAGGCGGGACCGGACAAGCTGCGAGTCGGGGATTGCATCGCGCGTTCGGCCGGCAACGAGGTCACGGACGTCCAGGCACAGCCGTGCAGCACGCCGAACAGCGACAAGGTGTTCGCGCTCTTCAACCTCCCCGCGCAGGCATGGCCCGGTAACACGGCCGTGCAGTCGCAGGCCCAGAAGGGCTGCACCAAGCGCTACCAGGCCACGCACAAGCGGCCGGGCCAGGTCGAGCTGACCTTCTTCACCCCGACCAAGACCCGCTGGGCGGTCGGATACCACCGGGTCGTCTGCATGGCGGGCGCCTCCTCGTAACAGGCCCGGCCTGCCGTGCGCGCACGGCAGGCCGGTCACCCGTACGGCAGGCCGGTCACCCGTACGGACGGCCGGTCACCCGTACGGCAGGCCGGTCACCCGTACGGCAGGCCGGTCACCCGTACGGACGGCCGGTCACCCGTACGGACGGCCGGTCACCCATACGGGCCGCCGGTCACCCATACGGGCCGCCGGTCACTCGAACAGGACGCTGATGCTCTCGCGGCGGTGGATGCGGCCGATCGCCTCGGCGAACAACGGGGCGACCGAGACCGTCTCGACCTTCTCCGACAGCGTGACCGGCTGGTTCTCCACGGTGTCGGTGACGTACAGGCGCTCGATCGGGCTGGCGTCCAGGCGCTGCATCGACTTGCCGGTGAACACCCCGTGTGTCACCGCCGCGCGTACGCTGCGCGCGCCGCGGTGGATGACCTCCTCCGCGACCTCGACGAGGGTGCCGGCGGTGATGGTGAAGTCGTCCACGATCACGGCGTCGCGGCCCTCGACGTCACCGATCAGGTCGATGACGCGTGCCGTCTCGCTGTGGTCGACGCGTTCTTTGTCGGCGATGGCGAGGGGCGCGCCGAGCCGGGTGGCGAACTTCCGCGCCTGCTTGGCGAAGCCCACGTCGGGTGAGACGACGACGAGACTGTCGGCGTCGCCGATCGCCTCGGCGAGCAGCGGCAGGGCGTACAGGTCATCGACGGGCAGGGTGAAGAAGCCCTGGATCTGCGGCGCGTGCAGGTCCATGGTGACGACCCGCGCCGCGCCCGCGACCTCGATCGCCTGCGCGCAGACGCGCGCACGTATGGACACGCGAGGCTCGTCCTTCTTGTCGGCCTTGGCGTAGCTGAAGTAGGGCATGAGCACGGTCACCGAGGCGGCGCTCGCACGCTTGAACGCGTCGATCCAGAAGAGCAGCTCCATGAAGTTGTCGTTGGTCGGGAAGACCGTCGACTGCACGACGTAGACGTGCCGGCCGCGGACGTTCTGCTTGGCCTTGACGAACAGGTTGCCGTCGGAGAAGCGGATGACCTCGCCCGCTCCGGGCTCGACGCCGAGGTGCCGGCAGATGGCCGC
It encodes:
- a CDS encoding M20 metallopeptidase family protein, which codes for MDELDELHLKLRAAVADELPGAIALRHRLHADPRLSGDEADTTVEVVRALDAGPGRAIAGTGRVVRIGDDGPAVALRAELDALPIVERTGVPWASPGNAMHACGHDVHLAALVAVCRAAERIGVKVPILAVLQPREESSPSGAEDIVRSGVLGEHDVRAIIAAHLQPRLPDGVVAVTPGPVNAATDEFEVTVTGVGGHAGYPHVARDPVLALCQIVVSVQQVASRRFDPVRGAVCSVGQIAGGSAVNVVPETASARGTVRVMRDADRAVAADLIREIVDHTAAAHGCEGRVRFAPGEPVLVNDPALAAGAATRLIASGVKTDDAFRSYGADDFSHYCGVTRGLMLFIGTAPPDAADAPGLHHEGFLPPDRMIGRTAEALLAGYLAAIRAAVTP
- a CDS encoding GNAT family N-acetyltransferase encodes the protein MDVRPVVDGDLPAVAEIARANDEPDGGDPRYVSHLRNNGRFLVAEVDGKPAGYCGIRQADGLTMLCDLFVDPARHGGGAGGRLLEVALDGPGERSTFASRDPRAMSLYVRHGMIPRWPLLYLSGPPPVRSHVLLAERVPVEDAGVAELDLNGRDRAADYAYWATRPGAAGLVVRDGGTVVAAGAAEPGRVIHLVTADDHDPAATLTAALGTFDADRVRLCLPGPHPALPSLLNARWRIEDLDQHMASRADLLSPASVLSPSLA
- a CDS encoding HD domain-containing protein, with product MPDELEQLTGFVYEIGLLKRYKRTGWLIAGVSDPESIADHSFRAAALASIVAAMEGADPERAALLSLFHDSQETRLTDIPYLAKAYVKRAPNEQVTAEQTRGLPPPVAEMISGSVAEYEDKTSLEARCARDADKLECLVQAVEYREQGNQNIQPWIDSSLAALQTASAKKLANEALRSRSLDWLDRFFNGDDTAPIGE
- a CDS encoding VOC family protein, which codes for MEVLASRVLLRPTDLERSRAFYRDTLKLPIFREFATPAGTGTVFFIGGGYLEVSGHADAPPAEGIELWLQVRDIETTRRELDGVRVLREPRREPWGLIEMWIADPDGLRICVVEVPGDHPMRRRD
- a CDS encoding BTAD domain-containing putative transcriptional regulator translates to MTVPGSTLRFALLGPLRAWRDDTELDLGPSKQRAVLAVLLLNANRPTPTSKIIDAVWGEFPPENGVNVVQKYVAGLRRILEPGRSPRTPGQLLALDEAGYTLHVPAGGLDIHVFDDLVGRARTARAANLAADAADHLRAALALGREEPLAGLRGTYFDTVRERLTDDRAAAFEEATRIELDLGHHDRLVPELSRLVAEYPLREQLRYLLILALYRGGRQAEALAAYQDTRRFLTEEFGVEPGERLQQLHMSILRSDRALVPDDVSPPPPPPPPPAPPFPPPYAPYAPYVPPVTHLAEVRRRPLPLRIIAIAVPLISLGFVSWAVIAYFAARRRSPWLWLAAAGYFLLMIVFGFTTSDDPNSRWEWIAVLAMLVAMAGGSVHTALLLSAPGTRRRQTRPDYDTSRSLELRIRREQAFTLLNHHPHIARELCIGRPDLSRVFNDGGLVDINAVPEHTLAALPGVTVLQAQQIVARRRAAGDFGSVEDLVTSGLLPLPTVRALSDVLIVIDGTTPPRLPTPERLGELRP
- a CDS encoding DUF4190 domain-containing protein; translated protein: MSYPTPTTEPGGYPPHQDGYAAASHRRSTNGLAITSFVLGIAGFLVITIPVNLILGLVALVRTRRKGDKGTGLAVAGLVLSILWAVGLGIAVTQLAKSPEPKRDATGQINTTQKAGPDKLRVGDCIARSAGNEVTDVQAQPCSTPNSDKVFALFNLPAQAWPGNTAVQSQAQKGCTKRYQATHKRPGQVELTFFTPTKTRWAVGYHRVVCMAGASS
- a CDS encoding ribose-phosphate diphosphokinase; translated protein: MEELLVFGGSGSRRLTAAICRHLGVEPGAGEVIRFSDGNLFVKAKQNVRGRHVYVVQSTVFPTNDNFMELLFWIDAFKRASAASVTVLMPYFSYAKADKKDEPRVSIRARVCAQAIEVAGAARVVTMDLHAPQIQGFFTLPVDDLYALPLLAEAIGDADSLVVVSPDVGFAKQARKFATRLGAPLAIADKERVDHSETARVIDLIGDVEGRDAVIVDDFTITAGTLVEVAEEVIHRGARSVRAAVTHGVFTGKSMQRLDASPIERLYVTDTVENQPVTLSEKVETVSVAPLFAEAIGRIHRRESISVLFE